The Streptomyces sp. NL15-2K genome contains a region encoding:
- a CDS encoding NUDIX domain-containing protein has translation MSAADEILDIVDENDRVIGRSPRGEAYAKGLRHRCVFIQARDAEDRLFIHRRTPTKLVFPSLYDMFVGGVVGAGESYDDAALREAEEELGVTGLPRPEYLFKFLYDDGAGQSWWSAVYEVRCDPPVRPQAEEVAWHDFLPEAELERHLGDWEWVPDGLAAYERLRAFRG, from the coding sequence ATGAGCGCTGCTGACGAGATCCTCGACATCGTCGACGAGAACGACCGGGTCATCGGCCGATCACCGCGCGGCGAGGCGTACGCGAAGGGCCTGCGCCACCGCTGCGTCTTCATCCAGGCCAGGGACGCGGAGGACCGCCTCTTCATCCACCGCCGCACCCCCACCAAGCTGGTCTTCCCCTCCCTCTACGACATGTTCGTCGGCGGAGTGGTCGGCGCGGGCGAGTCCTACGACGACGCGGCCCTGCGGGAGGCCGAGGAGGAACTGGGCGTGACGGGACTGCCGCGCCCGGAGTACCTCTTCAAGTTCCTCTACGACGACGGAGCCGGCCAGAGCTGGTGGTCGGCGGTGTACGAGGTCCGCTGCGACCCTCCTGTACGGCCGCAGGCCGAGGAGGTGGCCTGGCACGACTTCCTGCCGGAGGCGGAGCTGGAGCGACATCTCGGGGACTGGGAGTGGGTGCCGGACGGATTGGCGGCGTACGAGAGGCTCCGCGCGTTTCGGGGGTAG
- a CDS encoding DUF202 domain-containing protein — protein sequence MIGFARNVRLWFAPQAIREEGGTPDYRFSLANERTFLAWLRTALALIGGGFAVDQFLPDLRWGWRVGLALALLAAGVLCSLRAVNHWIRCERAMRRGEDLPVSRFPALLSLAVAVVAVAMVIVVLVGWEG from the coding sequence GTGATCGGATTCGCACGGAACGTCCGGCTGTGGTTCGCGCCGCAGGCGATCCGGGAAGAGGGCGGCACCCCCGACTACCGGTTCTCGCTGGCGAACGAGCGCACCTTCCTGGCCTGGCTGCGCACCGCCCTCGCCCTGATCGGCGGCGGCTTCGCCGTGGACCAGTTCCTGCCCGACCTGCGCTGGGGCTGGCGCGTCGGCCTCGCTCTCGCGCTGCTCGCGGCGGGCGTGCTGTGCTCCCTGCGGGCCGTCAACCACTGGATCCGCTGTGAACGGGCCATGCGGCGAGGCGAGGACCTCCCGGTCTCCAGATTCCCGGCACTGCTGAGCCTCGCCGTCGCGGTCGTGGCCGTCGCGATGGTGATCGTGGTCCTCGTCGGATGGGAAGGGTGA
- a CDS encoding DMT family transporter: MSVLVLVLSLSAACCLGFGFVLQQNAARQAPLSDFLSPRLLLDLMKVPRWLGGIGLMAAGMALGAIALGQGEISLVEPLLATNLLFALALSRKQSKQPLGRQGWAGLTLLAGGVTAFIVAGEPRGGTAVTDPLRHWLIIGSMLGLALLLTTHAKRSRLSSGPVLLALAAGLLYGVQDALTRVSGQRFSEGGLMELLTDWQPYGVLVLGVTGLILVQSAFETAPLRMSLPALTAAQPLAGIACGVGFLGDRLRTDTGALAWEAAGLAAIVVGIVLLGMHPAMPSGARQPERARDLQPQ; the protein is encoded by the coding sequence TTGTCGGTTCTGGTTCTCGTCCTCTCCTTGAGCGCGGCGTGCTGCCTCGGCTTCGGCTTCGTACTCCAGCAGAACGCGGCCCGGCAGGCACCGCTGAGCGACTTCCTCTCGCCCCGGCTGCTCCTCGACCTCATGAAGGTGCCGCGCTGGCTCGGCGGCATCGGGCTGATGGCGGCCGGCATGGCCCTCGGCGCGATCGCACTGGGCCAGGGCGAGATCTCCCTGGTGGAACCCCTCCTGGCCACGAACCTGCTCTTCGCCCTCGCCCTGTCCCGCAAGCAGAGCAAACAGCCGCTGGGCCGCCAGGGCTGGGCGGGCCTGACGCTGCTCGCGGGCGGGGTGACCGCGTTCATCGTGGCGGGCGAGCCCCGCGGCGGCACCGCGGTCACCGATCCGCTCCGCCACTGGCTGATCATCGGATCCATGCTGGGCCTCGCCCTCCTCCTCACCACGCACGCCAAGCGCTCCCGCCTGAGCTCCGGCCCGGTACTGCTCGCACTGGCCGCCGGCCTGCTCTACGGCGTGCAGGACGCGCTGACCCGGGTGAGCGGCCAGCGTTTCTCCGAGGGCGGCCTCATGGAACTGCTGACGGACTGGCAGCCGTACGGCGTGCTGGTGCTCGGCGTCACCGGCCTGATCCTCGTCCAGAGCGCGTTCGAGACGGCGCCCCTGCGCATGTCGCTGCCCGCCCTCACGGCGGCCCAGCCGCTGGCCGGTATCGCCTGCGGCGTCGGCTTCCTGGGCGACCGCCTGCGGACCGACACGGGGGCGCTGGCCTGGGAGGCGGCGGGACTCGCGGCGATCGTGGTGGGCATCGTGCTGCTGGGCATGCACCCGGCGATGCCCAGCGGTGCGAGGCAGCCCGAGCGGGCCCGGGACCTGCAACCGCAGTGA
- a CDS encoding APC family permease, producing the protein MTTGSSSTSTSTADGISTFKGQERALRADRLGTGGLLLSVLAATAPLMVVAGVMPTTFAVMGIVGQPLLFVLLGVVLVLFGVGYAEMSRHVHNAGAFYAYISRGLGGTAGASAALVALVAYNALQVGIYGIFGFEVSGLFATYADLEVAWWIPALAAALVVGALGWLKIDVNARVLGVLLIVEVALVVIFDIAAVADPGAQGLSLHAFNPDTLSGAGVGTALCFCIAAFLGFEQAPVYAEETSRPHILVPRVMFLAVGGVAVFFALSSWALTVATGPAAIVGEAQKQSAGLLFSLTESRLGGTFTDVLHVLFVTGMFAALLSFHNVVARYAFAMGREGLLPAAFGRTNSTSGAPGTGSLLQTAVAVVVVAAFAVADDKPAGDPTEPVLHLFTWFGNIGALGVIVLMAAASLSVIVFFVRRGAAAAQAWRLLTSALAGIALLVIAGYTVKDFDVLVGAGPDSSLSWILPGIIGLAVAIGLVQGLILRARRPEAHARIGLGNEAFQLEKAAEKAS; encoded by the coding sequence ATGACCACGGGCAGTTCGAGCACGAGCACATCAACGGCCGACGGCATCAGCACCTTCAAAGGGCAGGAGCGGGCGCTGCGGGCCGACCGCCTGGGCACCGGCGGCCTGCTGCTCTCCGTCCTCGCGGCGACCGCCCCCCTCATGGTCGTCGCTGGTGTCATGCCCACCACATTCGCGGTAATGGGCATCGTCGGACAGCCGCTCCTCTTCGTCCTCCTCGGCGTGGTCCTGGTCCTCTTCGGCGTCGGCTACGCGGAGATGAGCCGGCACGTCCACAACGCGGGCGCCTTCTACGCGTACATCTCCCGCGGCCTCGGCGGTACGGCGGGGGCGAGCGCGGCCCTGGTCGCCCTCGTCGCCTACAACGCCCTCCAGGTCGGCATCTACGGCATCTTCGGCTTCGAGGTCTCCGGCCTCTTCGCCACCTATGCCGACCTGGAGGTCGCCTGGTGGATACCCGCGCTGGCGGCCGCGCTCGTCGTCGGCGCGCTGGGCTGGCTGAAGATCGACGTCAACGCGCGCGTGCTCGGCGTCCTGCTGATCGTCGAGGTGGCCCTGGTCGTCATCTTCGACATCGCGGCCGTCGCCGATCCCGGCGCTCAGGGTCTGTCGCTGCACGCCTTCAACCCGGACACCCTCAGCGGCGCCGGCGTCGGCACCGCCCTGTGCTTCTGCATCGCGGCGTTCCTCGGCTTCGAGCAGGCGCCCGTGTACGCCGAGGAGACCAGCCGCCCGCACATCCTGGTGCCCCGCGTGATGTTCCTCGCGGTCGGCGGGGTCGCCGTCTTCTTCGCGCTCAGCAGCTGGGCCCTCACCGTCGCCACCGGCCCCGCCGCCATCGTCGGCGAGGCACAGAAGCAGAGCGCCGGACTGCTGTTCTCCCTCACCGAGTCCCGGCTCGGCGGCACCTTCACGGACGTGCTGCACGTCCTGTTCGTGACCGGCATGTTCGCGGCCCTGCTCAGCTTCCACAACGTCGTGGCCCGGTACGCCTTCGCCATGGGCCGCGAGGGACTGCTGCCCGCCGCCTTCGGCCGCACCAACAGCACGAGCGGCGCTCCCGGCACCGGTTCGCTGCTGCAGACCGCCGTGGCCGTGGTCGTCGTCGCCGCCTTCGCGGTCGCCGACGACAAGCCGGCGGGCGATCCCACCGAGCCCGTCCTGCACCTGTTCACCTGGTTCGGCAACATCGGTGCCCTCGGCGTGATCGTGCTGATGGCGGCGGCCAGCCTGTCGGTCATCGTGTTCTTCGTCCGCCGCGGCGCCGCGGCCGCCCAGGCCTGGCGGCTGCTCACCTCCGCCCTGGCCGGCATCGCCCTGCTCGTGATCGCCGGCTACACCGTCAAGGACTTCGACGTCCTGGTCGGCGCCGGCCCCGACTCGTCGCTCAGCTGGATACTGCCCGGCATCATCGGGCTCGCCGTGGCGATCGGCCTGGTGCAGGGCCTGATCCTGCGCGCCCGCCGTCCCGAGGCCCACGCCCGCATCGGTCTCGGCAACGAGGCGTTCCAGCTGGAGAAAGCCGCGGAGAAGGCGTCGTAA
- a CDS encoding DUF202 domain-containing protein, giving the protein MSGTAPRTAHDRDPGLQPERTRLAWRRTTLSSTAAALLAMKTALHGGTSAAAIIVCALCSGLWLAFLLIAHRRIRTLAATNSPPALTPRHAAAGALLTVALALCAAALVF; this is encoded by the coding sequence GTGAGCGGAACGGCTCCCCGCACGGCCCACGACCGGGATCCGGGACTGCAACCGGAGCGAACCCGCCTCGCCTGGCGCCGGACCACGCTGTCCAGCACCGCCGCCGCCCTGCTGGCGATGAAGACCGCGCTGCACGGCGGGACATCGGCGGCCGCGATCATCGTCTGCGCCCTGTGCTCCGGCCTGTGGCTGGCCTTCCTCCTGATCGCCCACCGCCGCATCCGCACCCTGGCAGCCACGAACAGCCCACCCGCGCTCACTCCCCGGCACGCGGCGGCCGGGGCCCTCCTCACGGTCGCCCTCGCGCTGTGCGCGGCGGCGCTCGTCTTCTGA